One segment of Fibrobacter succinogenes DNA contains the following:
- a CDS encoding FtsX-like permease family protein: MQKLELLIAWRYLGAQRKSLFVSLIGIFSMLGVSIGVFALVVALAAVNGFEEEVTAQMIGKDAHFELMAYNGNPIGPYDSLTQEVQKRVPDVVASSPFIIYKVGISSKKVNDGIVIYGIDDKTAKGVTDIHKYIKWGKYSVDSLEDMGGKLRPGIILGTGLAARLRVVVGDKLVLQTFQSPDEAMSAGGPKMMMCVVSGIFETGTYEYDGNLAYVGISDLQKLLGMGNTVTGIQFRIKDHWKAGEAVDSMATWLSYPYYGMDWKSKNITLLKWMNYEKFIVAAVICLIILVAAFNIISSLIMVVIDKTKEIGILRSMGFSKAGVMRVFMLMGSFIGVGGTVVGGTIGLVLCKLQEAYHFIKLPGDVYVIPYFPISVHAIDVILIFVIGIVLCVSATLLPAWKASRLDPVGAIRHE, encoded by the coding sequence ATGCAAAAACTCGAACTTCTCATCGCTTGGCGTTACTTGGGGGCTCAACGTAAGAGTCTCTTTGTTTCGCTTATTGGTATTTTCAGTATGCTCGGTGTTTCCATTGGCGTGTTTGCGTTGGTGGTGGCGCTTGCGGCGGTCAACGGTTTCGAAGAAGAGGTCACGGCCCAGATGATTGGGAAGGACGCTCACTTTGAACTGATGGCGTACAATGGCAATCCGATTGGTCCGTACGATAGCCTCACGCAGGAAGTGCAAAAGCGCGTGCCTGATGTAGTCGCTTCGTCGCCGTTTATCATTTACAAGGTGGGCATCAGCTCCAAGAAGGTGAACGATGGCATTGTCATTTATGGCATTGATGATAAAACTGCCAAAGGCGTGACGGACATCCACAAGTATATCAAGTGGGGAAAGTACTCCGTTGATAGCCTCGAAGACATGGGCGGTAAGCTCCGTCCGGGAATTATTCTCGGTACTGGCCTTGCGGCGCGTTTGCGCGTTGTCGTTGGTGACAAGCTTGTATTGCAGACGTTCCAGAGTCCGGACGAGGCGATGTCTGCGGGCGGCCCGAAGATGATGATGTGCGTGGTGAGCGGCATTTTTGAAACAGGCACTTACGAGTACGATGGCAACCTTGCGTATGTCGGCATTTCGGATTTGCAGAAGTTGCTCGGCATGGGAAACACCGTGACCGGCATCCAGTTCCGCATCAAGGATCATTGGAAAGCGGGCGAGGCGGTCGATAGCATGGCTACGTGGCTGTCTTATCCGTACTACGGGATGGATTGGAAGTCCAAGAACATCACGCTGCTCAAGTGGATGAATTACGAAAAGTTCATTGTGGCGGCGGTGATTTGTTTGATTATCTTGGTCGCTGCATTCAACATCATCAGCTCCCTCATTATGGTGGTTATCGACAAAACGAAGGAAATCGGTATCTTGCGCAGCATGGGCTTTAGCAAGGCGGGCGTGATGCGCGTGTTCATGCTGATGGGAAGTTTCATTGGCGTGGGCGGAACCGTTGTGGGTGGGACGATTGGTCTTGTGCTTTGCAAGTTGCAAGAGGCTTACCACTTTATCAAGCTTCCGGGCGATGTTTACGTGATTCCATATTTCCCGATTTCTGTGCATGCGATTGATGTGATTTTGATTTTTGTCATTGGTATTGTACTTTGCGTGTCGGCAACGCTTTTGCCCGCATGGAAGGCTAGCCGCTTGGATCCCGTAGGAGCGATTAGACATGAATAA
- a CDS encoding ABC transporter ATP-binding protein produces the protein MSSLLQTINLRRVFSETGESLEILKGVNFSMEAGELVALTGSSGSGKSTFLNLVGMLDTPTSGEILFNGKPLSKFNSEERDMYHRKHVGFVFQFHHLLTEFTALENVCVPGRILGTPEKECRERAEMLLETVGLKDRLKHLPRELSGGERQRIAIARALMNNPSLVFADEPSGNLDEANSAKLNELFGELNEKFHQAFLIVTHDEKLAQFAKRRVVMHNGVIQ, from the coding sequence ATGTCTAGTTTACTTCAAACCATCAATCTTCGGCGAGTCTTCTCCGAGACGGGTGAATCTCTTGAAATCCTGAAGGGCGTGAATTTTTCGATGGAAGCGGGGGAACTTGTGGCGCTCACGGGTTCTTCGGGTTCCGGTAAATCGACGTTCCTGAATTTGGTCGGAATGCTCGATACTCCGACTTCGGGCGAGATTTTATTCAACGGCAAACCGCTTAGCAAGTTCAATAGCGAAGAACGCGATATGTATCATCGGAAACATGTTGGGTTCGTTTTCCAGTTTCATCATTTGCTCACGGAATTTACGGCGTTGGAAAATGTCTGCGTGCCGGGCCGCATTCTCGGGACGCCCGAAAAGGAATGCCGCGAACGTGCTGAGATGCTTTTGGAAACGGTTGGTCTCAAAGATCGCCTCAAGCATTTGCCGCGAGAACTTTCGGGCGGTGAACGCCAGCGAATTGCAATTGCGCGTGCGCTCATGAATAATCCGTCCCTTGTGTTTGCGGATGAACCGAGCGGAAACCTAGACGAAGCGAATTCGGCGAAGTTGAACGAACTCTTTGGCGAACTCAATGAAAAGTTCCATCAGGCGTTCTTGATTGTGACGCATGATGAAAAATTGGCACAGTTTGCAAAACGTCGAGTCGTCATGCATAACGGAGTGATTCAATAG
- a CDS encoding ATP-dependent Clp protease ATP-binding subunit, whose translation MADINGIFSAKAKAALQAARIAARNLGSDCVTVEHLLFGLVREDSGVASETLKALKVNLTELSETIQRALSTNGGLMTVGGDAHGGLLTFTGQCKAVLYNAAKIAKEEGVQFIGPEHLMLAILQQTDSPAAATLSTYNVTFENYQEMLMQIKRQADGQPLDDGQSEDEPRERYTQTRQASPSRSKTPILEHFGRDLTAMARAGKLDPIIGREAEIERLIQILCRRKKNNPALIGEPGVGKTAIIEGLALKIVQRKIPDLLANKRVVTLDVAAMVAGTKYRGQFEERVKGLIMELQRVGNSVILFIDELHTIVGAGGSEGSLDASNIFKPALARGELQCIGATTFDEYRKYIEKDAALERRFQTIVVNPPTVEDSIQILDGLRPKYEQHHNVHYTPDAVRAAVELSERYISERFLPDKAIDVLDEAGARVRLNSIKIPQDLQNMEDELGECLQKKEEAVANQDYASAADYRAREEDLQNLIAERKKQLQNENTETPIVDDNVIRDVISKMTGIPVRRLGGEEAQKLIHLGDEIKQHVIGQDQAVDAIVKSIRRSRAGIRNNKRPMGSFLFLGPTGVGKTELAKVLCKELFGSEDSLVRIDMSEYMEKHSVSRLIGAPPGYVGFEDGGGQLSEKVRKHPYSVVLLDEIEKAHPDIYNLLLQILDDGILTDSYGRKINFKNTIIIMTSNAGAREVRHSSGMGFTKMGETDDYERMETAIREEVKRVFSPEFLNRVDEQIVFRALSKKDLVSVVDIQMGFLQKNLSDRGILLEMSQEAKEFVVNHNYDASLGARPIRRSIQNLVEDEIAEGLLLGTMTDFSTIYVGVEDGKLSFKCEKIQS comes from the coding sequence ATGGCAGATATTAACGGTATTTTTTCAGCGAAGGCGAAGGCCGCTCTGCAAGCGGCTCGTATTGCGGCACGCAATTTAGGTAGCGATTGTGTGACGGTGGAACATCTGTTGTTTGGTCTTGTTCGTGAGGATTCTGGTGTTGCCTCCGAAACATTGAAAGCGCTTAAGGTCAACCTCACGGAGCTGAGCGAAACGATCCAGCGCGCGTTGAGTACGAATGGTGGCCTTATGACGGTCGGTGGCGATGCTCACGGCGGTCTTTTGACGTTTACGGGGCAGTGCAAGGCAGTGCTTTACAATGCCGCTAAGATTGCCAAAGAAGAGGGCGTTCAGTTCATTGGTCCGGAACATTTGATGCTTGCTATTTTGCAACAGACTGATTCTCCGGCTGCGGCAACGCTTTCGACGTACAATGTGACGTTTGAAAATTATCAAGAAATGTTGATGCAAATCAAGCGTCAGGCTGATGGTCAGCCGTTGGATGATGGTCAGTCCGAAGATGAACCGCGTGAACGTTATACGCAGACGCGTCAGGCTTCTCCGTCGCGCTCCAAGACTCCGATTCTGGAACATTTCGGTCGTGACCTTACAGCGATGGCTCGCGCTGGCAAACTTGATCCGATTATCGGTCGTGAAGCTGAAATTGAACGCTTGATCCAGATTCTGTGCCGTCGCAAAAAGAACAACCCGGCGCTCATCGGTGAACCGGGTGTGGGTAAGACCGCTATTATTGAAGGCCTTGCACTCAAGATCGTGCAGCGCAAGATTCCGGACCTCTTGGCCAACAAGCGCGTAGTGACGCTCGATGTGGCTGCAATGGTTGCCGGTACAAAGTATCGTGGCCAGTTCGAAGAACGCGTGAAGGGCCTCATCATGGAACTCCAGCGCGTGGGCAATTCCGTGATTCTCTTCATTGACGAACTCCATACGATTGTAGGTGCTGGTGGCTCCGAAGGTAGCCTCGATGCATCGAATATCTTTAAGCCCGCTCTTGCTCGTGGCGAACTCCAGTGCATTGGCGCGACGACGTTTGATGAATACCGCAAGTATATCGAAAAGGATGCTGCGCTCGAACGCCGTTTCCAGACGATTGTGGTAAACCCGCCGACGGTCGAAGATTCCATCCAGATTCTCGATGGCCTTCGCCCGAAGTATGAGCAACATCATAATGTTCATTACACGCCGGATGCCGTGCGTGCCGCTGTTGAATTAAGTGAACGTTACATCAGCGAGCGATTCTTGCCGGACAAGGCGATTGACGTGCTCGATGAAGCGGGCGCACGAGTTCGTTTGAATTCCATCAAGATTCCGCAAGACTTGCAGAACATGGAAGACGAACTCGGTGAATGTCTCCAGAAGAAAGAAGAAGCTGTTGCCAATCAGGATTATGCCTCTGCGGCGGACTATCGCGCCCGCGAAGAAGATTTGCAGAACTTGATTGCTGAACGCAAAAAGCAGTTGCAAAATGAAAATACGGAAACACCGATTGTCGATGATAACGTTATTCGTGATGTTATCAGCAAGATGACGGGAATCCCGGTTCGCAGGCTCGGTGGAGAAGAAGCGCAAAAGCTGATTCACCTTGGCGATGAAATCAAGCAGCACGTGATTGGTCAGGACCAAGCTGTTGATGCCATTGTGAAATCGATTCGCCGTAGCCGTGCTGGCATCCGCAACAACAAGCGCCCGATGGGCAGTTTCCTCTTCCTTGGCCCGACGGGTGTGGGTAAGACGGAACTTGCGAAGGTGCTTTGCAAGGAACTTTTCGGCAGTGAAGATTCGCTTGTGCGTATCGACATGAGCGAATACATGGAAAAGCATAGCGTGAGCCGCTTGATTGGTGCGCCTCCGGGATACGTAGGCTTTGAAGATGGCGGTGGTCAGCTCAGCGAAAAGGTGCGCAAGCATCCGTATTCTGTGGTGCTCTTGGATGAAATCGAAAAGGCGCATCCGGACATTTACAACTTGCTTCTCCAGATTTTGGACGATGGCATTTTGACGGATAGCTATGGCCGCAAAATTAACTTCAAGAATACGATTATTATCATGACGAGTAACGCCGGTGCTCGCGAAGTCCGCCATAGCAGTGGCATGGGCTTTACCAAAATGGGCGAGACGGATGATTACGAACGCATGGAAACTGCCATTCGCGAAGAAGTGAAGCGCGTGTTCTCTCCGGAATTCCTGAACCGTGTGGATGAGCAGATTGTGTTTCGCGCCCTCTCGAAAAAGGACCTCGTTTCTGTCGTGGATATCCAGATGGGATTCTTGCAGAAGAATCTTTCGGACCGCGGAATCCTTTTGGAAATGAGCCAGGAAGCAAAGGAATTTGTAGTAAACCACAATTACGATGCTTCGTTGGGTGCACGTCCGATCCGCCGCTCCATCCAGAATCTGGTGGAAGACGAAATCGCTGAAGGCCTTTTGCTCGGGACGATGACGGACTTCTCCACAATTTACGTGGGCGTCGAAGACGGCAAGCTGTCTTTTAAATGCGAGAAAATACAATCGTAG
- a CDS encoding nucleoside monophosphate kinase, translated as MSQISAVLIFGAPGSGKGTVGAKLAATTALKHLSTGDIFRGIAPSSESGKLLASYSSKGLLVPDEATVEIFGRFVEGLVNTNKLNPEKDTLLLDGIPRTVAQVDLIKPIVDVKHIFVLDIKDEETIVARLLNRAKIEGRKDDADVNVIKNRLNVYKESTAKVLEKYDPKIISHIVGDNTPDEVFLDVLKAYVDFTKNA; from the coding sequence ATGTCTCAGATTTCTGCTGTTCTTATTTTTGGTGCTCCGGGTTCTGGCAAGGGCACTGTGGGCGCAAAGCTCGCTGCAACGACTGCTCTCAAGCACCTTTCCACGGGCGACATCTTCCGTGGCATCGCTCCGTCTAGCGAATCCGGCAAGCTCCTTGCTTCTTACTCCAGCAAGGGCCTTCTCGTTCCGGACGAAGCCACCGTTGAAATCTTCGGCCGCTTTGTCGAAGGTCTCGTGAACACGAACAAGCTCAACCCGGAAAAGGACACCCTCCTCCTCGACGGTATTCCTCGCACGGTTGCTCAGGTCGATCTCATCAAGCCGATCGTTGACGTGAAGCACATCTTTGTTCTCGACATCAAGGACGAAGAAACCATCGTTGCTCGCCTCCTCAACCGCGCCAAGATCGAAGGCCGTAAGGACGACGCTGACGTGAACGTCATCAAGAACCGTCTCAATGTTTACAAGGAATCCACTGCTAAGGTTCTCGAAAAGTACGATCCGAAGATCATCAGCCACATCGTTGGCGACAACACTCCGGACGAAGTCTTCCTCGACGTGCTCAAGGCATACGTGGACTTCACGAAGAACGCTTAA